AGGCTGAACCCAGAAAACAAATTGCGCTTGACTTATTATGTGTAAATTAACCAGACGAAAAACAAATTGCAGGCTCATTTTGCACCAAACAGCAAATTCAACTTCCACAAGTACATCAAAAGATCAATGGAGGATGACTTGAAGGTTGTCGTTGGTATTAGGTTGGCCTCACTCCCTTTTCGTCTGTCTGAGTGGATCATTAGGGAGTGGCTTAATTCCATGTTAATCTGCGACTTCCTGTCTGTCAATGTTGTTAATTCTGCAGCATTCCATTGTGGATATGCTTTATCATATTCCAGCTTCTAAATGTTTAtagtaattttgattttcattacagcaataatatttaatttgaagccAGAAAACAACTTTACTGGCTGACAACCATTTTGATTTGCTCTTGCTTGTGTAGGATGGTATACATTTACATGGTCACCATTTGTACCGCTAGCAGTAAGATGATCTACGTAGTTAATTCCTAATTCTGTTTAGTATTCTAAACCTTAATTATCATCCTAGTAAATCTCTTTCTTTACGCTCACAGGTAATCCTTATTGTTGGTGCAAAGCTGGAGATTATTATTATGGAAATGGCTCGGGAGATCCAAGATAAAACTGCTGTGGTGAAAGGTGTTCCTGTGGTCGAGCCTAGCAACAAATACTTTTGGTTCAATCGCCCTGATATTATTCTTTTCTTCATACATTTCACCTTGTTCCAGGTAATCTTTACACTCAATAATCTCTCAAGGCTTGGCGTTTTCTTTTGATAGGCTAGGCACTAGGCCACATAGCCTAGGCATTGGCTactagaaaattagaaaaaatcaatgaaaacatCAGCAATTTCTTTGTAGTTTACTGATGAAATTTTCAAGGAAATGGTTTTTTGCAATACTATGTACagaccaattaattttttaaaaacaaatgttcTGACGTTCCACAAAtgaatgttaattaattttgtaagaaaCATAATTTACAATACTATATACAGACCAATTTACAAATGATTGGTGCTTATGCACATTCCAGACGGCATACTTTTTGTGGACATGGGTAATTCAAGTCAATGTAAACtatactttattttcttttcatgtccactttgtatttttgtataatTGCTTTAATTTCTTATGACCAAAAACTTCTTCGATGCAGTATAAATTCGGATTGAAATCATGCTACCATGACAATTTGTTAGAAATGCTTGCAAGAGTTGTCCTTGCcattatccttcaatttttaTGTAGCTATGTCACCTTCCCTCTCTATGCCTTGGTAACTCAAGTAAGCAACATGTCCAAAGATCACAAATAGTTGATTAACATTAAGTGTTGCTACCAAATTCAAAGATGTTGGcgaatgttgtttgtttttgtttttttgaacaattgGCAGATGGGTTCTCACATGAAGAAAGCAATATTTGAAGAGCAAACATCGAAAGCAATAAAGAAATGGCAAAAGTCAGCAAAGGAAAGGAGTAGGTTAAAAAACAAGGCAGTGGCAGATGGTTCATCAAATGGGTTCTCAGTAATGAGTGCAGATCATCAGAGTGGTGCCCTAAGCAGGGGCACATCACCATTGCacttgcttcacaagttcaaaCACAACTCTACAGACATTGAAGGTGGTTTAAGTACTTGTACTTCTCCTAGATCCTGCTATTCTGAAACTGAGTTGTCTGAAATTGAAGGGGCAGCACCCTCTAGTGATGATTATGAATTGAGAAGGCAAAACAATCCTAAAAGACTAGAAGAAAGTCGTAGTGCTGATTTCTCTTTTGCCATGCCTTGAAAAGATTGAGGCAGCTGGCTctagatatatataaatgggTTTTGcaacttaaattaattcatgttAGCCATTTAGTTTGTCGATTCCACTACGTAATACAGCCGGTAGATAGACCAGCCTTGTTAGAGGAGTGTGGGATAAATTATTAGCTAGGAAAAATTTTGATCTTgagtttgaatatttttcatgtaCTATAATACAATGAAGAAACACGCAAACAATGTTTGGTAGAGAGCAGTTCGTTAGCATTTGTGTCAAGTGAATTCGATTTCTTTGATTGTACGGTGGGGGGTGCTCTGTTTTCCTGGTTTCTAGCCCCAAAAAGGATAGCGTATAAAGACTACTGTTCCATTTCAAATGTGACATGCTCTGTTTTTCTGTGGGGCGAGCTGATGTGTAAAagattaaaacaagaaaaataatttgctatCTAATTTTCCAGTAATTAGAAATTCTAATTAGTGCAAGGAAAATCATCACTATTGTTCACGTGCTGCTGTTGGCTGGAAGCAATCTCTATTGCTGCTCCCGTTGCTGAAACCAGTGCTGTTGTTCATGATTGTTGCTACTGGTGAGGACAATCACTACTGCTGCTGCTGAGGAACTGTTGACAGTGCTGGAAAGAGAATCTTCCACTGCTGCTCACGGCTGAAGATGAGAGACACTGGATGCTGCTGGAAGGAGGAGCTTCCACTGCTGCTGTGAGGAGAAGCTACTGCTGGACTGAAAGGAGCTGCTGGTCTGCTGCTCACAGTGCTGCTTCCCTGACTGAGAAGAGAATCCTGCTGCCTGTTCACGGTGGAACCAGAGCTGCTGATGAAGCTGGTCACGTTGCAAGGAGCTATTGGAATTTGTTGCTGATGGCATGACTGAAACTCACGTTGTTGAAACCAGTGCGGCTGCTGTGAGGAGAAGCTCTTCTCTTCCTCCCTCCAGTTACGACTTTCACTTTTGCTGCCCTATTTGTTGCTCAATCAAAATGATAATCcccaaactataaaaaatattgccaaaATCTTTCCTCCGTTGGTTAggagttaatttttcttttcttctttttccccaaACACAATTATTTGGACTCGGGACTTGTATGCTTGAGCAGTTGAGCTCTATGAATTAGCCAGTCAGAAGGTCATAACCCAACGCATGTTTGCCACTTTGCATTAGAAACCTAAGAATCCTCTCAGGAAAGAAACCAGAGAAGCATCAGAACACGCTCTGCTTAATCATACCTAGCCTCAGCTTGGACACTTCAGCTCATGTATGGCGAAGTCTACGACGACTAAGGTCTAAGATGATAATCCCACGTAATTGATCCTAATACAGGACaagggtttcttttctttttggcccTTCTCTTCATGCAAGAAGTAAGAAGCGACATAACCAACACATAAACCCTGACAAACAGCACAATCAAAGAGGGTTTTCTCGTTTGGAAGAGAATAAGAGAGCAATATTGTAGAGGATATTTATGAATGACATAGATATGCAACTAGCAAATGCTAGCTATTGTTAAACGGAGAGGAAGGAGGACTCTTGGAGTGGTTTAATATTGTACCATCTAGTctccatctatatatatatatatatatatatacacaccatcaaaccaagttttacttcctaaaattaaattgtgtttttgatgCAACCAAATATGGTGTTTGCTGTGGTTGCTTCAAACGCAGAAGCAACCACACAAACAAATAGGTCTAAACCGAACAACCTACCAAGAAAGAACCCATGATAACGTTCATAAGAGTTCTGAAACAGTAGCCTCCTCACCACTTGTATTACTCTCTTCTCGTGTTTCTAATGTGCGGAGATGCTTTCTGGAGAACTtgttttactataaaaaatgaCCACTGACAATTCATTAATCTCTTGATGGGTTTTCTTAGCCATTTGTCCATCAAACTTCTTTTTTAATACAACTGTGACAATTACCCCCCCACCCATGtactttgatatttaaataaataaataaaattggaaagGCTGCCTGTGTTAATGGATTTGAAGGgtgtaattatttaaatatctaaGATGTCCTTTGTATATGGGTGGGGGGTAATTGTCACAGCTGTCACAGCCTTTCCATTTTTCTTACGCAAAAGATTGATGGCCCGTGCGTGATGCCGTAGACCAAGCTAATTTCCTTTCTAaccttgaaaaacaaatcatgacaAGATAGTGTTTGTTAAGACGATAGAAGAATAGTCATtgataacaacaaataaataaataaaaatttatccgGGATGAGGATAGGTTAAAACACGAAATATGTGATGTGACCATAAAATTaggataattatataaaagaaaggtaccaataaaaataataataaaaaaattaaagttaaccTAGTCAAATCTTTTAAATCCATGACCCAAAAAGTTAACCAAGTCtgaaccaataaaatattaatggatgaaatcaaaaaaaaaattctcaataaaaaaatcaaaaacaaataaatagcaataagaaccaaatataacataaaataaaaatgaactaaaaatattgattgatgcaattgaaaaaaattatccaattaagagaatgatataaaatattgaatgatgcaatttaaaagataattttattaagataataagtaaaacaaatcaaaatcaaaaaaataaggatcaaatctgaaatgtgaaaaatcaaaagattaaattgaaagaaaatttcaatttcatatataatctaaaattttaaaaatagtaataaaaaaaataaagataaaatttgaaagaaaaaaaaatttaaaggaatatttgaaaaatatgcaAGGGTTAGCTCTGGAACTAAGAAGGAGggggaagaaggaaagaaaaaaatggggtCACCAACGCAAAACCCGTCATATTTTTCCCAAACACACATCATCTAGGAATGGAGGTGATGTTGTGAGGATCGCAATGTTGTTGTTGAAGCTAAAGTACCATTGTTGTACATGCCATCTGAATCTCACGGAAGAGTCCATACGTGCTTACATCCATACCATGCACAACCacctttttcaaattaaataatatttaattaatgcaaAAATAAGAAACTACCCCTTATCAAACTTGATAAttgctataaaaaaactaaaaagaccaaaaaaaccCTTGACTCGAAGGCAAAGAAAATTGTCATGTAAGGGTTTTGTGGTAATTTTACTGTGCAACTAAAATCAAAAGGTTAAAATTACCCCTACCCATTAGTGCATATGTTTTGGTATTTAAGGGCATATTAGTCATTCTAATGTTCAATAAATGACAAAAGACTATTATACCTCATTCACAATGATATTTGTGCTATATTTGTAGGggtaaaatcattttttcattattcCACCCCACATTAACAATAAGTCTATGTATACCATAATAAATGcataataaaatcaagatatatttttagtttcttttaatatatattcacaCATACTCCAAAGTCAAACTTGAGTTGGTTAGAACCATTACAAATttcaatagaaaacaaata
This Populus alba chromosome 7, ASM523922v2, whole genome shotgun sequence DNA region includes the following protein-coding sequences:
- the LOC118045588 gene encoding protein MLO, producing MTIVPKKGKVSLVSQSGVHQRRIFIFVLAAFHVIYSVVIIDLAKAKMKRWKSWELETTSLEYQFTNDPSRFRFTRKTSFVKRHTGLSATPGLRWIVAFLRQFFASITKVDYLTLRHGFINAHFAPNSKFNFHKYIKRSMEDDLKVVVGISIPLWICFIIFQLLNVYRWYTFTWSPFVPLAVILIVGAKLEIIIMEMAREIQDKTAVVKGVPVVEPSNKYFWFNRPDIILFFIHFTLFQGTFQTAYFLWTWYKFGLKSCYHDNLLEMLARVVLAIILQFLCSYVTFPLYALVTQMGSHMKKAIFEEQTSKAIKKWQKSAKERSRLKNKAVADGSSNGFSVMSADHQSGALSRGTSPLHLLHKFKHNSTDIEGGLSTCTSPRSCYSETELSEIEGAAPSSDDYELRRQNNPKRLEESRSADFSFAMP